Proteins co-encoded in one Hymenobacter swuensis DY53 genomic window:
- a CDS encoding M1 family metallopeptidase has product MKKFLVLGPLLAGPLLGLAQSATWQQQVNYSIDVTLDDRQHTLSGREELIYTNNSPDVLPYLWFHLWPNAYRDNNTAFARQQLRNGSRKFQFARPEQRGFIDGLDFQVNGQPARLEYDASSPDMAKLILTQPLAPGASVTITTPFKVKIPDSFSRFGHVGQGYQITQWYPKPAVYDQKGWHQMPYLDQGEFYSEFGAFDVRITLPANYVVGATGVLQNPDEQQRLDQLAATAAIKKTAKDFGNDLSFPASATETKTLRYVQDKVHDFAWFADKRFNVLKSGVTLPSGRQVTSWVMFTNKDAQRWIKGLQDVNTALTYYSQWVGEYPYASATAVDGALSAGSGMEYPMVTVTQPSAIVHEVGHNWFYGILGSNERDFPWLDEGVNSYVENRIAAQDSSKGPSGFLLKMPKLAAAVGLDNLPAAALDQVQYAAVASRGLDQPVSGPNSAEYGKLNYGLIVYGKTAAALKYLAGYLGQEKFDAAMQTYYQRWQFRHPYPADMEAVFEEVSGQNLDWFFRDMLTTQNHYEAAASDMLVQGDAVKVLVRNDSPAPFAVPVATVDAQGRVLETKWTPVFGGTEDDEQDETQLNFRRQNVAAVVVDPGYLTPQLNRHDDRLKTTGSFRSWEPLQLKPLASLERWDRHFINWVPVVGANTSDKFMLGAAFYNNLLAPKRLNFLAMPMYSFNRNELNGIGSLTLNVLPRTRARQLLTSIQFTRFERFRKTEPSLTLLLPHSAFNQAQHLVRVANTTVRNQDLDRTSSFQTLEYVVRDGNALQNWSANVELNYLTADADVDNSSREAALLRATATYGRYYSAKKQIRARLFGGTFLKSSPDFQMGLSGSFDYRRQTAFLDRQQISDTFTAQQHQTDDRDGAFKSYQPVASNHWLTTLGLEADLPVTPLAVFADLGATREFYQTEGRGPHRFYYDAGLVLPVAKNILRLYVPLAGTQYANGLPSSRKNFTDQIRFVLHLEELNPFRILNQQLAQ; this is encoded by the coding sequence ATGAAGAAATTTCTAGTCCTGGGCCCGCTACTGGCCGGACCGCTGCTGGGCCTAGCCCAGTCAGCTACCTGGCAGCAGCAGGTCAACTATTCTATCGACGTGACGCTGGATGACCGCCAGCATACGCTCAGCGGCCGCGAGGAGCTTATCTATACCAACAACTCCCCCGATGTGCTGCCTTACCTCTGGTTTCACCTCTGGCCCAACGCATACCGCGACAACAACACGGCCTTTGCCCGGCAGCAACTGCGCAACGGCAGCCGCAAGTTTCAATTTGCCCGGCCCGAGCAGCGCGGCTTCATCGACGGACTTGATTTCCAGGTAAACGGCCAGCCGGCCCGCCTGGAGTACGACGCCAGCAGCCCCGACATGGCCAAGCTCATCCTGACCCAGCCGCTGGCTCCGGGGGCCAGCGTGACCATTACCACGCCGTTCAAGGTCAAAATCCCAGATTCGTTCTCGCGTTTCGGCCACGTCGGGCAGGGCTACCAGATTACCCAGTGGTACCCCAAGCCCGCCGTGTACGACCAGAAGGGCTGGCACCAGATGCCTTATCTGGACCAAGGTGAGTTTTACTCTGAGTTCGGAGCGTTTGACGTGCGCATTACGCTGCCCGCCAACTACGTGGTAGGTGCTACCGGCGTACTGCAAAACCCCGACGAACAGCAGCGCCTTGATCAGTTGGCCGCCACGGCCGCCATCAAAAAAACGGCCAAGGACTTCGGCAACGACTTGAGCTTTCCGGCCTCGGCCACCGAAACCAAAACCCTGCGCTACGTGCAGGACAAAGTGCACGACTTTGCCTGGTTTGCCGACAAACGCTTCAACGTGCTGAAAAGTGGCGTGACGCTGCCTTCGGGCCGGCAGGTGACCTCCTGGGTTATGTTCACCAACAAGGATGCGCAGAGGTGGATTAAAGGTCTGCAGGACGTGAATACGGCGCTTACCTACTACTCGCAATGGGTGGGCGAATACCCGTACGCCTCCGCTACGGCCGTTGATGGGGCCCTAAGTGCTGGTTCCGGCATGGAATACCCGATGGTGACCGTCACCCAGCCGTCGGCCATTGTCCACGAAGTGGGTCACAACTGGTTTTACGGCATTCTGGGTTCCAACGAGCGGGATTTTCCGTGGCTGGATGAAGGGGTGAACTCCTACGTGGAAAACCGCATTGCCGCGCAGGACAGCAGTAAAGGCCCCAGCGGCTTCTTGTTAAAGATGCCCAAACTGGCCGCGGCCGTTGGCCTCGACAACCTGCCCGCCGCCGCCCTCGACCAAGTGCAGTACGCCGCCGTTGCCTCCCGGGGCCTCGACCAGCCAGTGAGCGGACCCAACTCGGCCGAATACGGCAAGCTGAACTACGGCCTCATCGTGTACGGCAAAACGGCTGCGGCCCTGAAATACCTGGCCGGCTATCTGGGGCAGGAGAAGTTTGACGCAGCCATGCAGACCTATTACCAGCGCTGGCAGTTCCGTCACCCCTACCCGGCCGATATGGAGGCCGTATTTGAGGAAGTGAGCGGCCAGAACCTCGACTGGTTTTTCCGGGATATGCTCACGACCCAGAACCACTACGAAGCCGCCGCTTCCGATATGCTGGTGCAGGGCGACGCCGTGAAAGTGCTGGTGCGCAACGATTCGCCGGCCCCGTTTGCTGTGCCCGTCGCCACCGTTGATGCCCAGGGCCGGGTGCTGGAAACCAAGTGGACGCCCGTGTTCGGCGGTACCGAGGACGATGAGCAGGACGAAACCCAGCTCAACTTCCGGCGGCAGAACGTGGCGGCCGTGGTAGTAGACCCCGGCTACCTCACGCCCCAACTAAACCGCCACGACGACCGGCTGAAAACCACCGGCTCGTTCCGCAGTTGGGAGCCGCTGCAACTGAAGCCCCTGGCCAGTCTGGAGCGCTGGGACCGGCACTTCATCAACTGGGTTCCCGTAGTGGGCGCGAATACCTCCGATAAGTTCATGCTGGGGGCCGCGTTCTACAACAACCTGCTGGCACCGAAGCGGCTGAACTTTCTGGCCATGCCCATGTACAGCTTCAACCGCAACGAGCTGAATGGCATCGGGAGCCTGACGCTGAACGTGCTGCCCCGCACCCGCGCCCGGCAGCTGCTCACCAGCATCCAGTTCACCCGCTTCGAGCGGTTCCGCAAAACTGAGCCGAGCCTCACATTGCTCCTGCCTCACTCGGCCTTCAACCAAGCCCAGCATTTGGTGCGCGTGGCTAACACCACCGTGCGCAACCAAGATCTGGACCGCACCAGCAGCTTTCAGACGCTGGAATATGTGGTGCGCGACGGTAACGCGCTGCAAAACTGGTCGGCCAACGTGGAGTTGAACTACCTCACGGCTGATGCCGACGTGGATAATTCCAGCCGGGAAGCTGCCCTGCTGCGCGCCACGGCCACCTACGGCCGCTACTACAGCGCCAAAAAGCAGATTCGCGCCCGACTGTTCGGGGGCACGTTCCTGAAATCGAGCCCCGATTTCCAGATGGGCCTGAGCGGCAGCTTCGACTACCGCCGCCAGACCGCGTTCCTGGACCGCCAGCAGATTTCCGACACCTTCACGGCCCAGCAGCACCAGACCGATGACCGGGACGGCGCGTTCAAATCGTATCAGCCCGTGGCCAGCAACCACTGGCTAACCACCCTGGGCCTGGAAGCCGACCTGCCGGTAACGCCTCTGGCCGTCTTTGCCGACCTGGGTGCCACCCGGGAGTTTTACCAAACGGAAGGCCGGGGTCCGCACCGCTTCTACTACGATGCCGGCCTGGTACTGCCGGTAGCCAAGAATATCCTGCGTCTCTACGTGCCCCTTGCCGGTACGCAGTACGCCAACGGCCTGCCCAGCAGCCGCAAGAATTTCACCGACCAGATTCGCTTCGTGCTGCACCTGGAGGAGCTGAACCCGTTCCGAATTCTGAATCAGCAGCTGGCGCAGTAG
- a CDS encoding inorganic diphosphatase: MRVSVSLSAVLLGAGLVSCGTDYADLPTFSTERKLLQVVVEMPAGTNYVQHVNPATNKLERSQQAGSDELIEFLPVPGNLGFVPGTRSPDRSPNPAGPLPTLVLAESQPAGTVLEVLPVALLTLDVNGTLQNVLLSVPARPARRILPDATDWTTLNRRYPGVRASLSLWFQHRTRETRIVGWKDEKAAEKEVRNWMK, translated from the coding sequence ATGCGCGTATCTGTTTCTCTTTCGGCAGTTCTGCTGGGGGCTGGTTTGGTAAGCTGTGGGACGGATTACGCCGATTTGCCCACCTTTTCGACGGAGCGGAAGCTACTGCAGGTGGTGGTGGAAATGCCCGCCGGCACCAACTATGTGCAGCACGTCAACCCCGCTACCAACAAGCTGGAGCGCAGCCAGCAGGCCGGCTCCGATGAGCTTATTGAGTTTTTGCCTGTGCCCGGCAACCTAGGCTTTGTGCCCGGCACCCGGTCGCCGGACCGTAGCCCAAACCCGGCGGGGCCACTGCCTACTCTGGTACTGGCCGAAAGTCAGCCGGCGGGCACCGTGCTGGAAGTGTTGCCGGTGGCCTTGCTCACGCTGGATGTAAACGGCACGCTCCAGAACGTGCTGCTCAGCGTGCCCGCTCGCCCGGCCCGGCGTATCCTGCCCGACGCCACCGACTGGACCACGCTCAACCGCCGCTACCCGGGTGTGCGAGCTTCCCTAAGCCTGTGGTTTCAGCACCGCACCCGTGAAACGCGTATTGTGGGCTGGAAGGATGAGAAAGCCGCCGAAAAGGAAGTGCGCAACTGGATGAAATAA
- a CDS encoding 6-pyruvoyl trahydropterin synthase family protein has product MTVTICRKEHFNAAHRLHNSAWSDAQNQDTFGKCNNPHYHGHNYELIVRLTGSIDPETGYVYDMKLLSDLIKREILDTFDHRNLNLDTVEFRHLNPTAENIAVVIWNRLRPHLEERLALSVTLYETERNFVEYHG; this is encoded by the coding sequence ATGACTGTTACCATCTGCCGCAAAGAGCACTTCAACGCTGCCCACCGCCTCCATAACTCAGCTTGGAGCGACGCGCAGAACCAGGACACGTTTGGCAAGTGCAACAACCCTCATTATCACGGCCATAACTACGAGCTTATCGTGCGTCTGACCGGAAGCATTGACCCGGAAACGGGCTATGTGTATGATATGAAACTGCTGAGCGACCTGATCAAACGCGAGATTCTGGATACCTTTGACCACCGGAATCTAAATCTGGACACGGTGGAGTTTCGCCACCTCAACCCCACGGCCGAAAATATTGCCGTGGTTATCTGGAACCGCCTGCGCCCTCACTTGGAGGAACGTCTGGCCTTGTCGGTCACGCTGTACGAGACTGAACGCAATTTTGTAGAATACCATGGATAA
- the folE gene encoding GTP cyclohydrolase I FolE, with product MDGAAARPAIDTHLPADLRTPLRPDAFALSDDEKIAAIAAHFREIMQVLGLDLTDDSLSGTPKRVAKMYVQEWFKGLDPKHRPDVRLFENRYQYHNMLVERDITLFSCCEHHFVPIIGKAHVAYLPGEHVVGLSKLNRVVQYFARRPQVQERLTRQIAEELKNALHTEDVAVLIEADHLCVMSRGVNDTNSSTITAEYGGAFGRDEALRREFLRLIGK from the coding sequence ATGGACGGTGCCGCCGCCCGCCCTGCCATTGATACCCACCTCCCGGCGGACCTGCGCACCCCCCTTCGCCCCGATGCCTTTGCCCTCAGCGACGACGAGAAGATTGCGGCTATTGCGGCTCACTTCCGCGAAATCATGCAGGTGCTGGGCCTCGACCTCACCGACGACAGCCTGAGCGGCACGCCCAAGCGGGTGGCCAAAATGTATGTGCAGGAGTGGTTTAAAGGCCTGGACCCGAAACACCGCCCCGACGTCCGCTTGTTTGAGAACCGCTACCAGTACCACAACATGCTGGTGGAGCGGGACATCACGCTTTTTTCATGCTGTGAGCACCATTTTGTACCCATCATCGGGAAGGCACACGTTGCGTATCTACCGGGGGAACATGTGGTAGGCCTGAGCAAGCTGAACCGCGTGGTACAGTATTTCGCCCGCCGCCCCCAGGTACAGGAGCGCCTCACCCGCCAGATTGCCGAGGAACTCAAGAACGCGCTACATACAGAAGACGTAGCCGTGCTGATTGAAGCTGACCACCTCTGCGTGATGAGTCGGGGCGTCAATGATACGAATAGCAGCACCATCACGGCCGAGTACGGCGGCGCTTTTGGCCGCGACGAAGCCCTACGGCGCGAGTTCCTGCGGTTAATTGGAAAATAA
- a CDS encoding TIGR01777 family oxidoreductase: MSRKVLITGGTGMIGTRLAEMLIDAGYEVALLSRTPGSGRYRSFRWDPLAGTIDEAAVPYADYIINLAGSSVSDGKWTQERKREILSSRLAGTQLVAKQLAKNNHHVRAFLSASAIGIYGDRDDQIVHEETLPAADDFLAEVCRQWEAAAQSVATQGTIRTAIIRIGIVLSPEGGALVPLARTVKLMAGAPLGSGKQYMSWIHLDDLCRLFIQALEDAKWEGTYNAVAPNPVTNQQFTKILADVLHRPLVLPKVPEFGLKLMMGEMSEIVLASQRVSAEKVLRNGFTFEHPQLRGALESFYGEE, from the coding sequence ATGTCCCGTAAAGTTCTGATTACCGGCGGTACCGGCATGATCGGCACCCGCCTCGCCGAAATGCTGATTGATGCGGGTTACGAAGTGGCGCTACTCAGCCGTACGCCCGGCAGTGGCCGCTACCGCAGCTTCCGCTGGGACCCGCTGGCCGGTACCATTGATGAAGCGGCCGTGCCCTACGCTGATTACATCATCAACCTAGCCGGCAGCAGTGTATCGGACGGCAAATGGACGCAGGAGCGCAAGCGTGAAATTCTGTCGAGCCGCCTGGCCGGGACGCAACTGGTGGCGAAACAGCTGGCAAAGAATAACCACCACGTCCGGGCGTTTCTTTCGGCTTCGGCCATCGGTATCTACGGCGACCGGGACGACCAGATAGTGCATGAGGAAACACTGCCTGCCGCCGATGATTTCCTGGCGGAGGTATGCCGGCAATGGGAAGCCGCCGCGCAGAGCGTAGCGACTCAGGGTACCATCCGGACGGCTATTATCCGCATCGGCATTGTGCTGAGCCCCGAGGGTGGCGCATTGGTGCCCCTGGCCCGCACCGTGAAGCTGATGGCCGGTGCGCCATTGGGCTCGGGCAAGCAGTACATGTCCTGGATCCACCTCGACGACCTGTGCCGCCTGTTCATTCAGGCCCTGGAGGATGCCAAGTGGGAAGGCACCTACAACGCTGTGGCCCCCAATCCCGTCACCAACCAACAGTTCACCAAAATTCTGGCCGATGTACTGCACCGCCCACTGGTGCTGCCCAAAGTGCCTGAGTTTGGCCTCAAGCTGATGATGGGCGAGATGAGCGAGATTGTGCTGGCCTCGCAGCGCGTGAGTGCCGAGAAAGTTCTGCGCAACGGCTTCACCTTCGAGCATCCGCAGTTGCGCGGGGCGCTGGAGTCGTTCTACGGCGAGGAGTAG
- a CDS encoding transglycosylase domain-containing protein — MPAPKSPNIPASAVPARRWPNRVSRALWALFTVGVGTFLLYPILVSMNFLFLFGKSPSLEELENPRVEQPSQVFTADGVLLGRYFRENRSPVPLSKMSPWLIKALISTEDVRYQDHAGIDPIAIARAVAGAATGGSGGGGSTITQQLAKNLYKTRRQENTGLLGHVPLVGTLISKTKEWLTAVELERRYTKDEILALYFNTVEYGSQAYGVKVAAKTFYSTSPDSLTVEQAAMLVGMLNNPTAFNPKFHPERAKTRRDLVLTRMGQAGVLSAAQVQAEQATPIVLRYQVEKHVDGPETYFRGAISQAANAWCKQNGYDLYRDGLRVYTTIDSRMQEYAEEAVQKKMKTLQRSFDNFWRNRDSNPWVDEDGKEIPNFIETQMKRTEQYKALAAQYKGRPDLLDSALHRKHPTKVFTWKGDGDTTLMLSPLDSLAYYKHFLHAGMMTMDPFTGQIKAWVGGLNYRFFQYDHVKQGKRQAGSTFKPFVYLTALDNGYSPCDRIRDERVTIKYVEDGKPMEWQPDNVTREYTGMNMTLRYAMARSVNSVTAQLTEKVGWENVAKYANKVGIRSKLLPVPSIGLGSGGDVSVFEMVNAYSTFVNQGFRTEPMLITRIEDANGNVLAQFDPQQKRVIPAETAWLMTYMLRGGMEEPGGTSQALWDYELWKKNNQIGGKTGTTSNYSDGWYMGITKDLVTGVWVGGEDRSIHFLNSQQGEGGRMALPIFGTYMEKLYQDPDLDIRMGPFPQPTVKINKKYTCVTAEPRRRREEVVDTIVVDNLLENLNNGTVPLPDSLGGQQ; from the coding sequence ATGCCCGCTCCCAAGTCGCCGAATATTCCTGCTTCCGCCGTGCCCGCCCGCCGGTGGCCCAATCGTGTTTCGCGGGCCTTGTGGGCGCTATTTACCGTGGGCGTTGGCACATTTCTGCTCTACCCGATTCTGGTAAGCATGAACTTCCTGTTCCTGTTTGGGAAGTCGCCGAGCCTGGAGGAACTGGAAAATCCGCGCGTAGAACAGCCTTCCCAGGTTTTTACGGCCGATGGCGTACTGCTGGGTCGCTACTTCCGCGAAAACCGCTCTCCGGTACCGCTCAGCAAAATGTCGCCTTGGCTAATTAAGGCCCTGATTTCCACCGAAGACGTGCGCTACCAGGACCACGCGGGCATCGACCCCATTGCCATTGCCCGGGCCGTGGCCGGGGCCGCTACCGGCGGCAGCGGGGGCGGCGGCTCCACCATCACCCAGCAGTTGGCCAAAAACCTCTATAAAACCCGTCGGCAGGAAAATACCGGCCTGCTGGGCCACGTGCCGCTGGTGGGTACGCTCATCAGCAAAACCAAGGAGTGGCTGACGGCCGTGGAACTGGAGCGCCGCTACACCAAGGATGAGATTCTGGCCCTGTACTTCAACACCGTGGAGTACGGCTCGCAGGCCTACGGGGTGAAAGTAGCCGCTAAAACCTTCTACAGCACCTCGCCCGATAGCCTGACGGTGGAGCAGGCTGCCATGCTGGTGGGCATGCTCAACAACCCTACTGCCTTCAACCCCAAATTTCACCCCGAACGGGCCAAAACCCGCCGCGACTTGGTGCTCACGCGCATGGGCCAGGCGGGCGTGCTGTCGGCTGCCCAAGTGCAGGCCGAGCAGGCTACGCCTATCGTGCTCCGGTATCAGGTAGAAAAGCACGTCGATGGCCCCGAAACCTACTTCCGGGGCGCTATTAGCCAGGCTGCCAACGCGTGGTGCAAGCAGAATGGCTACGATTTGTACCGCGACGGGCTGCGGGTGTACACTACCATCGACTCGCGGATGCAGGAATACGCCGAGGAAGCTGTGCAGAAGAAAATGAAGACCCTGCAACGCTCCTTCGATAACTTCTGGCGCAACCGTGACTCCAACCCCTGGGTAGACGAGGATGGCAAGGAGATTCCCAACTTCATCGAAACCCAGATGAAGCGTACCGAGCAGTACAAGGCCTTGGCTGCCCAGTACAAAGGCCGTCCCGATCTGCTCGATTCGGCCCTGCACCGCAAGCATCCCACCAAGGTATTTACTTGGAAAGGCGACGGCGACACGACTCTCATGTTGTCCCCGCTCGATTCGCTGGCCTACTACAAGCACTTTCTGCACGCGGGCATGATGACGATGGATCCCTTCACTGGCCAGATCAAGGCCTGGGTGGGCGGCCTCAACTACCGCTTCTTCCAGTACGACCATGTAAAGCAGGGCAAGCGCCAGGCCGGCTCTACCTTTAAGCCCTTCGTGTACCTCACCGCCCTCGACAATGGCTACTCACCCTGCGACCGGATCCGGGATGAGCGGGTAACCATCAAGTATGTGGAAGACGGCAAGCCCATGGAGTGGCAGCCCGATAACGTAACGCGCGAGTACACCGGCATGAACATGACGCTACGCTACGCTATGGCCCGTTCTGTTAACTCCGTCACGGCCCAGCTCACCGAGAAAGTAGGCTGGGAAAACGTGGCCAAATACGCCAACAAAGTGGGCATCCGGAGCAAGCTGCTGCCGGTGCCCAGTATCGGCCTAGGCTCGGGTGGTGATGTGAGCGTGTTTGAGATGGTGAATGCCTACAGCACCTTCGTCAACCAGGGCTTCCGGACCGAACCCATGCTGATTACTCGCATTGAAGATGCCAACGGCAACGTGCTGGCCCAGTTCGACCCGCAGCAGAAGCGCGTAATTCCGGCCGAAACTGCCTGGCTGATGACATACATGCTGCGTGGCGGCATGGAGGAGCCCGGCGGTACCTCGCAGGCACTTTGGGACTATGAGCTGTGGAAAAAGAACAACCAGATTGGCGGCAAAACCGGCACCACCAGCAACTACTCCGACGGCTGGTACATGGGCATCACTAAAGACCTGGTAACCGGCGTGTGGGTGGGCGGCGAAGACCGGAGCATCCACTTCCTAAACTCCCAGCAGGGCGAAGGCGGCCGCATGGCACTGCCCATCTTTGGAACCTACATGGAGAAGCTTTACCAGGACCCCGACCTCGACATCCGAATGGGGCCATTTCCGCAGCCTACTGTCAAAATTAACAAGAAGTATACCTGCGTAACGGCCGAACCCCGCCGCCGACGCGAGGAGGTAGTGGACACTATTGTGGTCGATAACCTGCTGGAAAACCTCAACAACGGCACCGTGCCCCTGCCCGATAGCCTGGGTGGCCAGCAGTAA
- a CDS encoding DUF4153 domain-containing protein: MNTISASLAASSGPVVRRVPLPLTALQKLLIPMGAVLFDLLFWNQETGLNLALYTVFVVGATLAGLPRHAAAWRSGYFRLMLAGTLLSAGCVVWYGSGAACLACVASLAMLLGYLNQPHLKLVVYALLTAVAGAARVLPGLVPYLSMPKSAGWGRTRFYGRLLVLPLVVLGVFHVLFVLANPVYARLTDTVLLHLGEWLAALLPAISVPHLLFFLLGLALTAGALVVVPFHFLLDHESRFGEFVRRQRDQVASFGVRRPDFRSRDRRTLDLRKEYLAALAVFGLVNVLLLVVNVIDIRWIWFGFRPEPGFDLTQFVHEGTYVLILSILVAMGIVLWFFRRNLNFYQQGLPALRWGATVWVLQNAVLAVSVGLRNYYYILHTELAYKRIGVYGFLLLTLFGLLTVLLKIWQRRSAYSLVRLNGLAAYGLLLLLALGNWEIWIARYNLSPRFQTLNLGFLLAMPERVLPELAARQTVLDGMTRIIISPPGAYTETTATPTEARAAIRLRIQQWQQNYPQYHHWQSWTHAESAAYETLRD; this comes from the coding sequence ATGAACACTATTTCTGCCTCCTTAGCCGCCAGTTCCGGCCCGGTAGTACGCCGGGTTCCGCTGCCGCTCACGGCCCTGCAAAAGCTGCTGATTCCAATGGGCGCAGTCCTGTTCGACCTCCTGTTCTGGAACCAGGAAACCGGGCTGAATCTGGCTTTGTACACGGTATTTGTGGTAGGAGCCACGCTGGCGGGCCTGCCCCGGCACGCGGCGGCGTGGCGCTCCGGCTATTTCCGCCTGATGCTGGCCGGCACGCTGCTGAGCGCGGGCTGTGTGGTATGGTACGGTTCCGGGGCAGCCTGCTTGGCCTGCGTAGCTTCCCTGGCAATGCTGCTGGGCTACCTGAACCAGCCACACCTGAAGCTGGTGGTATATGCCCTGCTGACAGCGGTAGCCGGGGCGGCGCGGGTGCTGCCAGGGTTGGTGCCTTATCTGAGTATGCCCAAAAGCGCTGGCTGGGGGCGCACCCGTTTCTACGGCCGGCTGCTGGTGCTGCCGCTGGTGGTGCTGGGCGTATTTCATGTGCTGTTCGTGCTGGCCAACCCGGTGTATGCCCGCCTGACCGATACTGTGCTGCTACATCTGGGCGAGTGGCTGGCGGCGCTGCTGCCGGCTATTTCGGTGCCGCATCTGCTGTTTTTTCTACTGGGACTGGCCCTCACGGCCGGGGCGCTGGTGGTGGTGCCGTTTCACTTCTTACTCGACCATGAGTCGCGCTTTGGGGAGTTTGTGCGGCGGCAGCGTGACCAGGTGGCGTCCTTCGGGGTACGTCGGCCGGATTTTCGGTCCCGTGACCGGCGGACGCTCGATTTGCGCAAGGAGTATCTGGCGGCGCTGGCCGTGTTTGGGTTAGTGAACGTGCTGCTGCTGGTAGTGAATGTGATTGATATTCGCTGGATCTGGTTTGGCTTCCGGCCCGAGCCCGGCTTCGACCTCACACAGTTTGTGCACGAGGGTACTTATGTGCTGATCCTGAGTATTCTGGTAGCCATGGGAATTGTGCTGTGGTTTTTCCGGCGTAACCTCAACTTCTACCAGCAGGGGCTTCCAGCCCTGCGCTGGGGGGCTACGGTGTGGGTACTGCAGAACGCGGTGCTGGCGGTATCGGTGGGGCTGCGCAACTACTACTATATCCTGCATACCGAGCTAGCCTACAAGCGCATCGGGGTGTACGGATTTCTGTTGCTGACTTTGTTTGGCCTGCTCACGGTGCTGCTCAAAATCTGGCAGCGCCGCTCCGCTTACTCGTTGGTGCGCCTCAACGGGCTGGCCGCGTACGGGCTGCTGCTGCTGCTGGCGTTGGGCAACTGGGAAATCTGGATTGCCCGCTACAACCTCAGCCCACGCTTCCAGACGCTGAACCTGGGCTTCCTGCTGGCTATGCCCGAGCGGGTGCTGCCCGAACTGGCCGCCCGCCAAACGGTGCTCGATGGCATGACGCGCATCATCATCAGTCCGCCCGGGGCCTACACCGAAACCACCGCCACGCCCACCGAGGCCCGTGCGGCTATCCGCCTGCGCATTCAGCAGTGGCAGCAGAACTACCCGCAGTACCACCACTGGCAAAGCTGGACGCACGCCGAATCGGCGGCGTACGAGACTCTGCGTGATTAA
- a CDS encoding winged helix-turn-helix domain-containing protein: MKHLIHTLNKAFDNRVRLGVMAVLMANESVSFNELKEALDLTDGNLASHVAALEKAGYVAVTKQFIGKKPNTTYAASKEGKIAFQEHLTALEKLLRG, from the coding sequence TTGAAACACCTTATTCACACGCTCAATAAAGCTTTCGACAACCGCGTACGGTTGGGCGTGATGGCCGTGCTCATGGCCAATGAATCGGTGAGCTTTAACGAGTTGAAGGAAGCCCTGGACCTGACCGACGGCAACCTGGCCAGTCACGTTGCCGCGCTGGAAAAGGCCGGGTATGTGGCCGTTACCAAGCAGTTCATCGGTAAGAAGCCCAACACAACGTACGCCGCTTCAAAAGAAGGGAAAATAGCTTTTCAGGAGCATCTGACAGCATTGGAAAAGTTATTGCGCGGATAG
- a CDS encoding UbiA family prenyltransferase, giving the protein MPLTAYRRALPLLRIPFSVYLMPVFWFGLSALREPFSPWRAAGVFVVLHLLAYPASNGYNSYYDRDEGSIGGLRRPPKVSRELLHLVWLFDVLAVVGAGLLSLWFAALVAVYLLVSKAYSYEGIRLKKYPLLSTVVVVVFQGAYTFLMTQVGVAAGSAQLSAPDNLVLALVSSLFLCGSYPLTQVYQHEEDARCGDRTLSMRLGIRGTFVFAGLALAAGAALLAATYLYRQEERHLLLFLVATGPVVFLFGQWARAVWQQEAAADFDHTMRMNQVSSLCMSVAFALMLLW; this is encoded by the coding sequence ATGCCGCTCACCGCCTACCGTCGGGCCCTGCCCCTGCTGCGCATTCCGTTTTCCGTGTATCTCATGCCGGTGTTCTGGTTTGGGCTGAGCGCGCTCCGGGAGCCATTCAGCCCGTGGCGGGCAGCCGGCGTGTTTGTGGTGCTGCATCTGCTGGCATACCCGGCGTCCAATGGCTACAACAGTTACTACGACCGGGACGAGGGCAGTATTGGTGGGCTGCGCCGGCCGCCGAAAGTATCCCGCGAACTGCTGCATCTGGTATGGCTGTTCGATGTGCTGGCCGTGGTGGGCGCGGGGCTGCTGAGCCTGTGGTTTGCGGCGCTGGTAGCCGTGTACCTGCTGGTATCCAAGGCATATAGCTACGAAGGAATTCGCCTGAAAAAGTATCCGCTGCTGAGTACAGTCGTGGTGGTGGTATTTCAGGGGGCTTACACGTTTTTGATGACGCAGGTGGGCGTGGCAGCCGGTAGTGCCCAGTTATCAGCCCCCGATAATTTGGTGCTGGCGCTGGTGAGCAGCCTGTTTCTGTGCGGTTCCTATCCGCTTACGCAGGTGTATCAGCACGAGGAAGATGCGCGGTGCGGCGACCGGACGCTGAGCATGCGGCTGGGCATTCGGGGCACGTTTGTGTTTGCGGGCCTGGCCCTGGCGGCCGGGGCGGCTCTGCTGGCGGCCACCTACCTATACCGGCAGGAGGAGCGGCATCTGCTGCTGTTTCTGGTGGCTACCGGGCCGGTCGTGTTCCTGTTTGGGCAATGGGCACGGGCCGTGTGGCAGCAGGAAGCCGCCGCCGACTTCGACCACACGATGCGCATGAATCAGGTTTCTTCGCTGTGTATGAGCGTAGCATTTGCCCTAATGCTGCTCTGGTAG